From Saccharothrix espanaensis DSM 44229, the proteins below share one genomic window:
- a CDS encoding 1,4-dihydroxy-2-naphthoate polyprenyltransferase: MATVVQWISGTRPRTLPNSIAPVLVGAGAAHHIDGFDLTWSLLALVVSLALQVGVNYANDYSDGIRGTDEHRVGPFRLVGSGAANPRSVRLAAFAALGVAAVAGLVLIVLTGRYWMLALGAVCIAAAWFYTGGRKPYGYSGLGELAVFLFFGPAAVLGTLYVQAGEITGIGIGGAIAMGAFSTGVMIANSLRDIPTDVQAGKRTLATTLGDKDSRRLYLGLVTIPFVITLAISLRVPLALLGFLALPLVALGVLRVLKGSKGRDLIPVLQHTGFAMLVWAVATTATLFLA, translated from the coding sequence ATGGCGACAGTCGTCCAGTGGATCTCGGGGACCCGACCCCGCACCCTGCCGAACTCCATCGCGCCCGTCCTGGTGGGCGCGGGCGCGGCGCACCACATCGACGGGTTCGACCTGACGTGGTCGCTGTTGGCGCTCGTCGTGTCGTTGGCGTTGCAGGTGGGCGTGAACTACGCCAACGACTACTCCGACGGCATCCGGGGCACCGACGAGCACCGCGTCGGCCCGTTCCGCCTGGTCGGCTCAGGTGCCGCCAACCCCAGGTCAGTGCGTTTGGCGGCGTTCGCGGCGCTCGGCGTCGCGGCTGTCGCGGGGCTCGTGCTGATCGTGCTGACCGGTCGGTACTGGATGCTGGCGCTCGGCGCGGTGTGCATCGCCGCGGCGTGGTTCTACACCGGCGGGCGCAAGCCGTACGGGTACTCGGGGCTGGGCGAGCTCGCGGTGTTCCTGTTCTTCGGGCCGGCCGCCGTGCTGGGCACGCTCTACGTGCAGGCGGGCGAGATCACCGGTATCGGCATCGGCGGCGCGATCGCGATGGGCGCGTTCTCCACGGGCGTGATGATCGCGAACAGCCTGCGCGACATCCCGACCGACGTCCAAGCGGGCAAGCGGACGCTGGCCACCACCCTGGGCGACAAGGACTCGCGCCGCCTCTACCTGGGCCTGGTGACCATCCCGTTCGTGATCACCCTGGCGATCAGCCTGCGCGTCCCCCTTGCCCTGCTGGGGTTCCTCGCGCTGCCGCTGGTGGCGCTGGGCGTGCTCCGCGTGCTGAAGGGCAGCAAGGGCCGTGACCTGATCCCGGTCCTCCAGCACACCGGTTTCGCGATGCTGGTGTGGGCGGTCGCCACCACCGCGACGCTGTTCCTCGCCTGA
- the cds1 gene encoding L-cysteine desulfhydrase Cds1, whose product MCEAVSIIEADANRSADTHLLHFPLPPEWGIDLYLKDESTHPTGSLKHRLARSLFLYAICNGWVVGGTPVIEASSGSTAVSEAYFARLLGLPFIAVMPRSTSGEKVALIERQGGRCHFVDEPGAIYDESRRLAADLGGHFMDQFTHAERATDWRGNNNIAESVFQQMSQEASPEPEWIVVGAGTGGTSATIGRYIHYRKLRSRLAVVDPEHSVFFDAWRDSVPDLVGTRGSRIEGIGRPRVEPSFVGHVIDRMIKVPDAASIATIRHVEQVIGRRVGGSTGTNLWGAFQLIAEMRASRSRGSVVTLLCDGGERYANTYYDDEWVAAQGMDLSDHLTTLTRFRSAGTWS is encoded by the coding sequence GTGTGCGAGGCAGTCTCGATCATCGAGGCGGACGCCAACCGCAGCGCCGACACGCACCTGCTGCACTTCCCCCTCCCACCGGAGTGGGGGATCGACCTTTACCTCAAGGACGAGTCGACCCACCCCACCGGCTCCCTCAAGCACCGCCTGGCCCGATCGCTGTTCCTCTACGCGATCTGCAACGGCTGGGTGGTCGGCGGCACGCCCGTGATCGAGGCGTCCTCCGGCTCCACGGCCGTGTCCGAGGCGTACTTCGCCCGGCTGCTGGGCCTGCCGTTCATCGCCGTGATGCCCCGCTCGACCAGCGGGGAGAAGGTCGCGCTGATCGAACGCCAGGGCGGCAGGTGCCACTTCGTCGACGAGCCCGGCGCGATCTACGACGAGTCCCGCAGGCTCGCCGCGGACCTCGGCGGGCACTTCATGGACCAGTTCACCCACGCCGAGCGCGCCACCGACTGGCGCGGCAACAACAACATCGCCGAATCGGTGTTCCAGCAGATGTCCCAGGAAGCCTCGCCGGAACCCGAGTGGATCGTGGTCGGCGCGGGCACCGGCGGCACCAGCGCCACCATCGGCCGCTACATCCACTACCGCAAGCTGCGGTCGCGGCTGGCCGTCGTGGACCCGGAGCACTCGGTGTTCTTCGACGCGTGGCGCGACAGCGTCCCCGACCTGGTCGGCACCCGGGGCTCCCGGATCGAGGGCATCGGCCGGCCGCGCGTCGAGCCGTCGTTCGTCGGCCACGTCATCGACCGGATGATCAAGGTGCCGGACGCGGCGTCGATCGCGACCATCCGGCACGTCGAGCAGGTCATCGGCCGCCGGGTCGGCGGGTCCACCGGCACGAACCTGTGGGGCGCGTTCCAGCTCATCGCCGAGATGCGGGCGTCCCGGTCGCGCGGCAGCGTGGTGACCCTGCTGTGCGACGGCGGCGAGCGCTACGCCAACACCTACTACGACGACGAGTGGGTGGCGGCCCAGGGCATGGACCTGTCCGACCACCTGACCACCCTGACCCGATTCCGCTCCGCGGGGACTTGGTCGTAA
- a CDS encoding ADP-ribosylglycohydrolase family protein, whose amino-acid sequence MTSRGSTSARDALRACLLAGAVGDALGGSIEFDRIDRIRGRFGPSGLTDYAPAYGRLGAITDDTQMTLFTLEGLVLARRRGSDPVHEVRVAYGRWLRTQGGPEVAADGWLLDVPELHQTRAPGNTCLTALRSGLLGTVEAPINDSKGCGAVMRAAPVALWSERPDEVFALAAATGALTHGHPSGYLSAGVLAVLVQQLWQGAELTGAIDVARDELQRWEGHEEQLVLLDLAAEMGTRGVRPTPEVIETALGGGWVGEEALAIAVLTALAAETLADGLLLAVNHSGDSDSTGALCGNLLGARDGAGALPAHWLESLELADVIGRLADEAGEVFGR is encoded by the coding sequence GTGACCTCACGTGGGAGCACTTCAGCGCGGGACGCCCTGCGGGCCTGCCTGCTGGCGGGCGCGGTCGGCGACGCGCTCGGCGGGTCGATCGAGTTCGACCGCATCGACCGCATCCGGGGCCGCTTCGGCCCGTCCGGCCTGACCGACTACGCGCCCGCGTACGGGCGGCTCGGCGCGATCACCGACGACACCCAGATGACCCTGTTCACGCTGGAGGGGCTGGTGCTGGCGCGCCGCCGGGGCAGCGACCCGGTGCACGAGGTGCGGGTCGCCTACGGCCGCTGGCTGCGCACCCAGGGCGGGCCGGAGGTGGCGGCGGACGGGTGGCTGCTGGACGTGCCGGAGCTGCACCAGACGCGCGCGCCCGGCAACACGTGCCTGACGGCGTTGCGCTCGGGCCTGCTCGGCACGGTCGAGGCGCCGATCAACGACTCGAAGGGCTGTGGCGCGGTGATGCGCGCCGCGCCGGTGGCGCTGTGGTCGGAGCGGCCGGACGAGGTGTTCGCGCTGGCCGCGGCGACCGGCGCGCTCACCCACGGCCACCCCAGCGGCTACCTGTCGGCGGGCGTGCTCGCGGTGCTGGTCCAGCAGCTGTGGCAGGGCGCGGAGCTGACCGGCGCGATCGACGTGGCGCGCGACGAGCTCCAGCGCTGGGAGGGCCACGAGGAGCAGCTGGTGCTGCTGGACCTGGCCGCGGAGATGGGCACCCGCGGCGTGCGGCCGACGCCCGAGGTGATCGAGACGGCGCTGGGCGGCGGCTGGGTCGGCGAGGAGGCGCTGGCGATCGCGGTGCTCACCGCGCTGGCCGCCGAGACGCTCGCGGACGGCCTGCTGCTGGCCGTGAACCACTCCGGGGACAGCGACTCGACCGGGGCGCTGTGCGGGAACCTGCTGGGCGCGCGGGACGGCGCGGGCGCGCTGCCGGCGCACTGGCTGGAGTCGCTGGAACTGGCCGACGTGATCGGTCGGCTGGCGGACGAGGCGGGCGAGGTGTTCGGCCGCTGA
- a CDS encoding PadR family transcriptional regulator translates to MEPLERIGKATVDVLEVLLDGAHPRWGLEIIKLTGRPSGSVYPLLDRLERAGWVTSSWDDDAERRGPRRRMYVLTPDGAQEAVKVCARKSRPARATRPQVAG, encoded by the coding sequence GTGGAACCGCTGGAACGCATCGGCAAGGCCACCGTCGACGTGCTGGAAGTGCTGCTCGACGGTGCCCACCCCCGCTGGGGGCTGGAGATCATCAAGCTGACCGGGCGCCCGTCCGGCAGCGTCTACCCGCTGCTGGACCGGCTGGAGCGGGCGGGCTGGGTGACGTCGAGCTGGGACGACGACGCCGAACGCCGCGGCCCGCGCCGGCGGATGTACGTGCTCACCCCGGACGGGGCCCAAGAGGCGGTCAAGGTGTGCGCCCGCAAGTCCCGGCCCGCCCGCGCGACCCGGCCGCAGGTGGCGGGATGA
- a CDS encoding DUF4229 domain-containing protein produces the protein MTLYVGARLGMVAAVTALLVLLNVPLLVALAVGVVVALPLSLFVFRGLRTRVARGLEEKQAARRVEREKLRSQLRGEPGPSA, from the coding sequence GTGACGCTTTACGTGGGCGCGCGGCTGGGCATGGTCGCCGCGGTCACCGCGCTGCTCGTCCTGCTCAACGTTCCGCTGCTGGTCGCCTTGGCGGTCGGCGTGGTCGTCGCGCTGCCGCTGTCGCTGTTCGTGTTCCGCGGGCTGCGGACGCGGGTGGCCCGCGGCCTGGAGGAGAAGCAGGCCGCGCGCCGGGTCGAGCGCGAGAAGCTGCGCTCCCAGCTGCGCGGCGAGCCCGGCCCCTCGGCCTGA
- a CDS encoding Lrp/AsnC family transcriptional regulator → MDALDRQIIAALRANGRATYADLGRKVGLSASAVHERVGKLEATGVIVGYHAVVDPSAVGLGVTALVSIHPTDTADDDELALSLGELIEVESCYRVAGDESFIVKVRVATVDDLERSLGRLRRIPGVARTRTTVVLSTRFEGRPNTAAGEPEGTA, encoded by the coding sequence GTGGACGCACTCGATCGCCAGATCATCGCCGCCCTGCGGGCGAACGGCCGAGCCACCTACGCCGATCTGGGCCGGAAGGTGGGCCTGTCCGCCTCCGCCGTGCACGAGCGGGTCGGCAAGCTGGAGGCGACCGGCGTCATCGTCGGCTACCACGCCGTGGTCGACCCGAGCGCGGTCGGCCTCGGGGTCACCGCCCTGGTCAGCATCCACCCGACGGACACCGCCGACGACGACGAGCTGGCCCTGTCGCTGGGCGAGCTGATCGAGGTCGAGTCCTGCTACCGGGTGGCCGGCGACGAGTCGTTCATCGTGAAGGTCCGGGTGGCCACCGTGGACGACCTGGAGCGGTCGCTGGGCAGGCTGCGGCGCATCCCGGGCGTGGCCCGCACCCGCACCACGGTCGTGCTGTCCACGCGTTTCGAGGGGCGGCCGAACACCGCGGCGGGCGAGCCCGAGGGCACGGCGTAA
- a CDS encoding BldC family transcriptional regulator, translated as MTVTQGHQGERLLTPGEVANLFRVDPKTVTRWATAGRIGSIRTPGGHRRFRESEVQALLSQLTTEATEPVRH; from the coding sequence GTGACCGTGACGCAGGGACACCAGGGGGAACGGCTGCTCACACCGGGCGAAGTGGCCAATCTCTTCCGCGTCGACCCCAAGACCGTGACCCGCTGGGCCACGGCGGGGCGCATCGGCTCGATCCGGACCCCGGGCGGTCACCGCCGCTTCCGGGAGTCCGAGGTCCAGGCCCTGCTCTCCCAGTTGACGACCGAGGCGACCGAACCGGTGCGGCACTGA
- a CDS encoding AAA family ATPase, whose product MTGRYENPESSWQPPSGGEGQPNPNQSGGHPVEPAVDSPYVEPATVNFDPAPSGPVTGPPSGGFPAQGTPSGSYPVGQSGPHPVPGQPGPHQSGPHQSGPHPGPHQSGAYQVGGQSGAYPVPGQSGPYQVPGQSGPYQVGGQYQAGPHQSGAYHVAGQSGPHQFDPNAQQQFGGAFPNNFPQSIQSQPQQASAHDVSSHQLIKRAKRPPQSGWRKTVHAVTGGLVNLGESPADVRRRELIARINQPLRGCYKIAMLSLKGGVGKTTTTTTLGSTFSSLRGDRVIAVDANPDRGTLALKVPRETTATVRHLLRDASRITKYSDVRAYTSQSPSRLEILASEQDPAVSEAFSDQDYLRTVTLLELFYNIVLTDCGTGLMHSAMKGVLDQADSLVLVSSGSVDGAQTSAATLDWLEAHGYRDLVAKSVAVINSVRPGSGKVDLDKLAAHFAQRCRAVVRIPFDAHLEEGAEIELDKLGPETRLALLELAATVADDFPNKVT is encoded by the coding sequence GTGACCGGTCGCTACGAGAACCCTGAATCGTCGTGGCAGCCGCCCTCGGGCGGGGAGGGGCAGCCCAACCCGAACCAGTCGGGCGGCCACCCGGTCGAGCCCGCGGTGGACTCCCCGTACGTCGAGCCCGCGACGGTCAACTTCGACCCCGCCCCGTCCGGTCCGGTGACCGGCCCGCCGTCGGGCGGCTTCCCGGCCCAGGGCACGCCGTCCGGCTCCTACCCGGTCGGGCAGAGCGGTCCGCACCCGGTGCCCGGCCAGCCCGGACCGCACCAGTCGGGACCGCACCAGTCGGGTCCCCACCCGGGTCCGCACCAGTCCGGCGCGTACCAGGTCGGCGGCCAGTCCGGCGCGTACCCGGTGCCCGGCCAGTCCGGTCCCTACCAGGTCCCCGGCCAGTCCGGCCCGTACCAGGTGGGCGGCCAGTACCAGGCCGGCCCGCACCAGAGCGGCGCGTACCACGTCGCCGGCCAGAGCGGGCCGCACCAGTTCGACCCGAACGCGCAGCAGCAGTTCGGGGGCGCGTTCCCGAACAACTTCCCGCAGAGCATCCAGTCCCAGCCGCAGCAGGCGAGCGCGCACGACGTGTCCTCGCACCAGTTGATCAAGCGCGCGAAGCGCCCGCCGCAGTCCGGCTGGCGCAAGACCGTGCACGCGGTGACCGGCGGCCTGGTGAACCTCGGCGAGAGCCCGGCGGACGTGCGGCGGCGCGAGCTGATCGCGCGGATCAACCAGCCGCTGCGCGGGTGCTACAAGATCGCGATGCTGAGCCTCAAGGGCGGCGTCGGCAAGACCACCACGACCACCACCCTGGGCTCGACGTTCTCGTCGCTGCGCGGTGACCGGGTGATCGCGGTGGACGCCAACCCCGACCGGGGCACGCTCGCGCTCAAGGTGCCCCGCGAGACCACGGCGACCGTGCGGCACCTGCTGCGCGACGCCTCGCGGATCACCAAGTACAGCGACGTCCGCGCGTACACCTCGCAGTCGCCCAGCCGGCTGGAGATCCTCGCCTCCGAGCAGGACCCGGCGGTGTCCGAGGCGTTCAGCGACCAGGACTACCTGCGGACCGTCACACTGCTGGAGCTGTTCTACAACATCGTGCTCACCGACTGCGGCACCGGCCTGATGCACTCGGCGATGAAGGGCGTGCTCGACCAGGCCGACTCGCTGGTGCTGGTGTCCTCCGGCTCGGTGGACGGCGCCCAGACCTCGGCGGCGACGCTGGACTGGCTGGAGGCGCACGGCTACCGCGACCTGGTCGCCAAGTCGGTGGCCGTGATCAACTCGGTGCGCCCCGGCTCGGGGAAGGTCGACCTGGACAAGCTGGCCGCGCACTTCGCCCAGCGCTGCCGCGCGGTGGTCCGGATCCCGTTCGACGCGCACCTGGAGGAGGGTGCCGAGATCGAGCTGGACAAGCTCGGCCCGGAGACCCGGCTGGCGCTGCTGGAACTGGCCGCGACGGTGGCCGACGACTTCCCGAACAAGGTCACCTGA
- the ccsB gene encoding c-type cytochrome biogenesis protein CcsB translates to MPVNTTLATFSDWTYGAAVAIYVIAAVFYLCEQAFAKNTAKSAASADKAKELVGAGPQVAGTGDDGGWRPGLVVRTERPRAEKLGRMGVALTLLGVLLHAGSLVLRGLATQRAPWGNMYEYTALLTLAAVVGWLVLVRMFPVRKLGGFVLTPIALLMFLGGTVLYAEAAPVQPALQSYWLVVHVSVISVSSGLFLLPGVASVLYLLKSSGRARFAKLPDSDVLDRLAYRSTVFAFPLFTLGLICGAIWAEAAWGRFWGWDPKETVSFVAWVVYAAYLHARATAGWRGRPAAWINSLGFALTVFNLFFINLVTTGLHSYAGVN, encoded by the coding sequence ATGCCGGTCAACACGACGCTGGCCACGTTCAGCGACTGGACGTACGGCGCGGCCGTGGCGATCTACGTGATCGCGGCCGTGTTCTACCTGTGCGAGCAGGCTTTCGCGAAGAACACCGCGAAGAGCGCCGCGAGCGCGGACAAGGCCAAGGAGCTGGTCGGGGCCGGCCCGCAGGTCGCGGGCACCGGCGACGACGGCGGGTGGCGACCGGGCCTGGTCGTGCGCACCGAGCGGCCGCGCGCGGAGAAGCTCGGGCGGATGGGCGTCGCGCTGACCCTGCTCGGCGTGCTGCTGCACGCCGGTTCCCTCGTGCTGCGCGGTCTGGCGACCCAGCGCGCGCCGTGGGGCAACATGTACGAGTACACGGCGCTGCTGACGCTCGCGGCGGTCGTGGGCTGGCTGGTGCTGGTGCGGATGTTCCCGGTGCGCAAGCTCGGCGGGTTCGTGCTGACGCCGATCGCCCTGCTGATGTTCCTCGGCGGCACCGTGCTCTACGCCGAGGCCGCGCCGGTGCAGCCGGCGCTCCAGTCCTACTGGCTGGTCGTCCACGTCTCGGTGATCTCGGTGTCCAGCGGCCTGTTCCTGCTGCCGGGCGTGGCCAGCGTGCTGTACCTGCTGAAGTCCTCCGGCCGGGCGCGGTTCGCGAAGCTGCCCGACTCCGACGTGCTGGACCGGCTGGCCTACCGCAGCACGGTGTTCGCGTTCCCGCTGTTCACGCTGGGGCTCATCTGCGGCGCGATCTGGGCCGAAGCGGCGTGGGGCCGGTTCTGGGGCTGGGACCCCAAGGAGACGGTGTCGTTCGTGGCCTGGGTGGTCTACGCCGCCTACCTGCACGCCCGCGCCACCGCCGGCTGGCGCGGCCGGCCCGCGGCGTGGATCAACTCGCTGGGCTTCGCGCTGACCGTGTTCAACCTGTTCTTCATCAACCTGGTCACGACCGGATTGCACTCTTACGCGGGTGTGAACTAG
- the resB gene encoding cytochrome c biogenesis protein ResB — MRALLAFLRNTWRGLTAMRTALTLLFLLALGAMPGALLPQRSLNQQKVTEYIAEKGWWGGFLDRLQFFDVYASAWFSAVYVLLFVSLIGCLLPRTWEYFEQMRAKPVLTPRNLARMPHHASAESAASPDLVIAAAKRRLKGWRLVERAEEGGARSVSAERGFLRETGNLVFHFSLLGLLVAFALGKMFGYEGQVIVQSQGGQYCNSGVYNFDTFRPGLRVDGTDLNQFCVKVDDFHATYLHNGQAQTFQADIQYQSGDDLETGTWRPYPLQVNHPLRTAGDRLYLLGHGYTPLFTVTFPNGEVRTGSTQWRPVDELTLASEGATKFDPPGVTDDEQRRKNQLAITGLLAPTAVFQGELLDSAFPEARDPAVAVDVYRGDLGRDSGRGQSIFTLDPKVVKDGKVTKVARQNLKVGEEIKLDDGTAIRFDGVRDWVSLQVSHDPTQIYVLAFAVLVILGLVVSLTVKRRRIWVRATPQEDGRTVVEVGGLARTDQAGYGEEFGSLSRDLLKEES; from the coding sequence GTGCGCGCCCTCCTCGCCTTCCTGCGCAACACGTGGCGCGGCCTCACCGCCATGCGCACCGCGCTGACCCTGCTGTTCCTGCTCGCGCTGGGCGCGATGCCCGGCGCGCTGCTGCCGCAGCGCTCGCTCAACCAGCAGAAGGTCACCGAGTACATCGCGGAGAAGGGCTGGTGGGGCGGGTTCCTCGACCGGCTCCAGTTCTTCGACGTCTACGCCAGCGCCTGGTTCTCCGCCGTCTACGTGCTGCTGTTCGTGTCGCTGATCGGCTGCCTGCTGCCGCGCACGTGGGAGTACTTCGAGCAGATGCGGGCCAAGCCCGTGCTCACGCCGCGCAACCTGGCCCGGATGCCGCACCACGCGTCCGCCGAGAGCGCCGCCTCCCCCGACCTGGTGATCGCGGCGGCGAAGCGGCGGCTCAAGGGCTGGCGGCTGGTCGAGCGCGCGGAGGAGGGCGGCGCGCGCAGCGTCAGCGCCGAGCGCGGGTTCCTGCGCGAGACCGGTAACCTGGTCTTCCACTTCTCCCTGCTGGGCCTGCTGGTGGCGTTCGCGCTGGGCAAGATGTTCGGCTACGAGGGCCAGGTCATCGTCCAGTCGCAGGGCGGCCAGTACTGCAACTCGGGCGTGTACAACTTCGACACGTTCCGGCCCGGCCTGCGGGTCGACGGCACCGACCTCAACCAGTTCTGCGTCAAGGTCGACGACTTCCACGCCACCTACCTGCACAACGGGCAGGCGCAGACGTTCCAGGCCGACATCCAGTACCAGTCCGGCGACGACCTGGAGACCGGCACCTGGCGGCCGTACCCGTTGCAGGTCAACCACCCGCTGCGGACCGCCGGCGACCGGCTCTACCTGCTCGGCCACGGCTACACGCCGCTGTTCACGGTGACCTTCCCCAACGGCGAGGTGCGCACCGGGTCCACCCAGTGGCGGCCGGTCGACGAGCTGACGCTGGCCTCCGAGGGCGCGACCAAGTTCGACCCGCCGGGTGTGACCGACGACGAGCAGCGGCGCAAGAACCAGCTCGCGATCACCGGCCTGCTCGCGCCCACCGCCGTCTTCCAGGGCGAGCTGCTCGACTCGGCGTTCCCCGAGGCGCGCGACCCGGCCGTGGCGGTCGACGTCTACCGGGGCGACCTCGGCCGGGACTCCGGGCGCGGCCAGTCGATCTTCACCCTCGACCCGAAGGTGGTGAAGGACGGCAAGGTCACCAAGGTGGCCCGGCAGAACCTGAAGGTCGGCGAGGAGATCAAGCTGGACGACGGCACCGCGATCCGGTTCGACGGCGTGCGGGACTGGGTGTCGCTCCAGGTGTCGCACGACCCGACGCAGATCTACGTGCTGGCGTTCGCGGTGCTGGTCATCCTGGGTCTGGTGGTGTCGCTGACGGTCAAGCGCCGGCGGATCTGGGTGCGGGCGACCCCCCAGGAGGACGGGCGTACGGTTGTCGAGGTCGGTGGCCTGGCGCGCACCGACCAGGCCGGGTACGGCGAGGAGTTCGGCTCCCTGTCCCGGGACCTGCTCAAGGAGGAGAGCTAG
- a CDS encoding cytochrome c biogenesis CcdA family protein, which translates to MDPTTQLAMSGPLGLAMGLAVLAGAISFASPCVVPLVPGYLAYLAGLVGAEAPAVDSGEGRKSGRWRVAGAALLFVLGFTIVFSLTSFVVLGLTDTLYFDADVFQRIGGVVTIAMGLVFIGLVPGLQKDVRLHRTPRGGLLGAPVLGGIFALGWTPCIGPTLAGVLALARSTEVGSATARGAVLVVAYCLGLGLPFVLIALGARWAVRVTGWLRSHVRQVQVFGGVLLIAVGVALVTGLWGDFVFWLRDAVVSDLELPL; encoded by the coding sequence GTGGACCCGACGACGCAACTGGCGATGTCCGGGCCGCTGGGACTGGCGATGGGCCTGGCCGTGCTGGCCGGCGCGATCTCGTTCGCCTCGCCGTGCGTGGTCCCGCTGGTCCCCGGCTACCTCGCCTACCTGGCCGGCCTGGTCGGCGCGGAGGCGCCCGCCGTGGATTCCGGCGAGGGCCGCAAGTCCGGCCGCTGGCGGGTCGCGGGCGCGGCCCTGTTGTTCGTGCTGGGCTTCACGATCGTGTTCAGCCTGACGTCGTTCGTGGTGCTCGGGCTCACCGACACCCTCTACTTCGACGCCGACGTGTTCCAGCGGATCGGCGGCGTCGTCACCATCGCCATGGGCCTGGTGTTCATCGGCCTGGTGCCGGGGTTGCAGAAGGACGTCCGGCTGCACCGCACCCCGCGCGGCGGGCTGCTCGGCGCGCCGGTCCTGGGCGGCATCTTCGCGCTCGGCTGGACCCCGTGCATCGGGCCGACGCTGGCCGGCGTGCTGGCCCTGGCCCGCAGCACCGAGGTCGGCTCGGCCACCGCCCGCGGCGCGGTCCTGGTCGTCGCCTACTGCCTCGGCCTGGGCCTGCCGTTCGTGCTGATCGCGCTGGGCGCGCGGTGGGCGGTGCGGGTCACCGGCTGGCTGCGCTCGCACGTCCGCCAGGTGCAGGTGTTCGGCGGCGTGCTGCTCATCGCGGTGGGCGTCGCGCTGGTCACCGGGCTCTGGGGTGATTTCGTCTTCTGGCTGCGCGACGCCGTGGTCAGCGATCTCGAACTGCCGTTGTAG
- a CDS encoding M64 family metallopeptidase, producing MRVSRLTLPVLAVALVVATAPASGGAVESPVESNPVEWREAFSPDGTITRVAVPVAAEPRAAVSEVVADVVPVQQTGPSDQRFDLVFVGDGYTSSELDTYHRHVVGKWDELSAVEPFKSYKQYFNVWQVNVVSAESGVDNDPALGSARDTALDMGFWCQGRDVNTERLLCVNQAKAAQFGALAPEADQVIALGNTAKYGGAGGGVATAAGANAQAGQIAVHELGHSIGGLADEYDYPYDRYSGGEPFEPNATADPSGAKWSRYLGQTSPDGGTVGAYEGSRYYRYGLYRPTENSIMRTLGREFNLVGREAMVDAFKTKIPEIR from the coding sequence ATGCGCGTGAGCCGACTGACCCTGCCGGTCCTGGCCGTCGCACTCGTCGTCGCCACCGCCCCTGCGAGCGGTGGCGCGGTCGAGTCCCCGGTGGAGTCGAACCCGGTGGAGTGGCGGGAGGCGTTCTCGCCGGACGGCACCATCACCCGGGTCGCCGTCCCGGTCGCGGCGGAGCCGAGAGCCGCGGTGTCCGAGGTGGTCGCCGACGTGGTGCCGGTGCAGCAGACCGGGCCCAGTGACCAGCGGTTCGACCTGGTGTTCGTCGGGGACGGGTACACCTCGTCCGAACTGGACACCTATCACCGACACGTCGTGGGCAAGTGGGACGAGCTGTCCGCCGTGGAGCCGTTCAAGTCCTACAAGCAGTACTTCAACGTGTGGCAGGTCAACGTGGTGTCCGCCGAGTCCGGGGTGGACAACGACCCCGCGCTGGGCTCGGCCAGGGACACCGCGCTGGACATGGGCTTCTGGTGCCAGGGCCGGGACGTCAACACCGAGCGGCTGCTGTGCGTGAACCAGGCGAAGGCCGCGCAGTTCGGCGCGCTCGCGCCGGAGGCCGACCAGGTGATCGCGCTGGGCAACACCGCCAAGTACGGCGGCGCGGGCGGCGGGGTGGCCACCGCGGCGGGCGCGAACGCGCAGGCCGGGCAGATCGCCGTGCACGAGCTGGGGCACTCGATCGGCGGGCTGGCCGACGAGTACGACTACCCGTACGACCGGTACTCCGGCGGCGAGCCGTTCGAGCCGAACGCGACCGCCGACCCGTCGGGCGCCAAGTGGTCCCGCTACCTGGGCCAGACCTCCCCCGACGGCGGCACGGTCGGCGCGTACGAGGGCAGCCGGTACTACCGGTACGGCCTCTACCGGCCCACCGAGAACTCGATCATGCGCACGCTGGGCCGCGAGTTCAACCTCGTCGGCCGCGAGGCGATGGTCGACGCCTTCAAGACCAAGATCCCCGAGATCCGCTGA